In Chryseobacterium wanjuense, the genomic stretch TCATATATTGGTATCAAAGAGGATTTCACACCATCTACAGATAAATTGCTTGATTATCCTTCTAATCTAACATCACAAAATACAATAAACAAAAACCAAATTCGAGAAAAATTACTTGAAGACATAATTCCTTATCCTGTAAACCCTAATCTTGATAGACTAAAAAGATTTAAAGATTTATACTATGACGAATTGAACTCATTCAGAATCCTACTTGAAAGAACTATAAGCGAAATTAATAATAATCAAGATGAAGAATTCTACTCTATTAAAGTTGAAGAATTAATAGATAAAAGGGATAAGATTTCATCTGATTTGAAAGGCTTTAAATTTTCTCTTGCCAAATTTAGTAGTATAATTGGTCTTGGAGGAGCAACATATGGTGCTATTTCAGGAAATGACATAGCAACAGGCATAGGATTAGTACAATCAGTCCTTAGCCTTGCTCAAGCTTTTAATAAACCTGATATTTTATCCCAAGAGTGTTCATATCTTGCTTTAATTGATAAAAATTTTAACTAAAATGCTAGAAACAAATATAGAAAGTAAATTTCTTAATCTTTTTTATCATGACTTACAGGACCAAATTCTTGATAATGATAATACGTTAAACTTATTTACATTAAAAGTAAAGAATAATGCTTTTGCTTATGATGAGTTAATTGAAGAATTAGGTGATAATTTATGTCATTTTGCATTATCAAGACAGAATGTTAAGAAGTTAATTGAAGAGCAAAAGTTTAATACACTTGTTCAAACAGCCAAATCCAAACTTAGAAATCATAATATTAATGAAGGAGAACTTGGAGAAATACTTTTGTACTGTATTCTTGAATCCTATTTAAAAGCTCCCAAAATACTTACAAAGTTAGAATTAAAAACAGCTAATAATGATTATGTTAAAGGTGCTGATGGTGTACATTTATTGAAGGTAGATGATAAAAACTATCAACTAATTTTTGGTGAATCAAAACTTGAGTCAAATGTTAAAAATGGGATTTATTCTGCATTTGGCTCAATAAAAAATTTTTTAACAAAAGAGGGAAAATCTAAATACGAAATAGAATTACTAAATACTAATTTAGCAAAAGAATCTTTTGATAATGACAGTTACGAAATTTTAAAAAAGATAATTATTCCAAGCGCAAAAGATGATGAAACATATTTAGATTATTCTTTTGGAATATTTCTAGGTTTTAATATTGAAATTAATGATGAAGAAAGAAAAATGTCGAATTCAGATTTTAGAACGTGTATAAGAGAAAAAGTAAAAACCCACATACAAGAAAATCTTACTTCAATAAATTTTCAATTACAAAAAAGTGAATTTACTGGATATAAATTTTATGTTTATATAATTCCATTTAGTGACATTGCTGAGAAAAGAAAAGAAATTATAGA encodes the following:
- a CDS encoding HamA C-terminal domain-containing protein, whose product is MLETNIESKFLNLFYHDLQDQILDNDNTLNLFTLKVKNNAFAYDELIEELGDNLCHFALSRQNVKKLIEEQKFNTLVQTAKSKLRNHNINEGELGEILLYCILESYLKAPKILTKLELKTANNDYVKGADGVHLLKVDDKNYQLIFGESKLESNVKNGIYSAFGSIKNFLTKEGKSKYEIELLNTNLAKESFDNDSYEILKKIIIPSAKDDETYLDYSFGIFLGFNIEINDEERKMSNSDFRTCIREKVKTHIQENLTSINFQLQKSEFTGYKFYVYIIPFSDIAEKRKEIIEQITL